The sequence below is a genomic window from Lycium ferocissimum isolate CSIRO_LF1 chromosome 9, AGI_CSIRO_Lferr_CH_V1, whole genome shotgun sequence.
ATAAGTATGACTATATCAAACGATACTTATTAAATCAAAGAGAATCCAAACTAGAATTAAAGTGTGGGATAAATGCATTAAGTCTTAATTGTAAATGTCACAGGACCAGATAAAATTCTTACATTAAAGAATAAATGGAACAGATATGTTGGAGAAATTCCTGCTATTGCTACTCTGACTTTCAGCAATTTCCTTCAAACTTCTCCAAGACTTCTTCTTTCGCTTACTGGATGTTGCGACAGTTTTCTCAGCATCTGTCGTGGATGAACCATCCTGAGGTTCGACTTTCTTCTTGGACCCCGTCCTATTTCTTTTCATCCTCTTCGAGTCCAGCAAAGACGTAACTGGTACTGTTGGCAGCGGAGTTGCAGGACTAGCCATAGGATCATCTCCAACTATTTCAGATGAAACCACTACATCTGTCTTATTATCTTTATCAGTACTAGATACTGAAGCTTCGAATTGTTCAGACTTTTGTATTGCTGATTCAGTAGGGTCAACTTGTGCCTTGCCAATACAAGCCACTAACGGATCCAGCTGTTCACACTTTCGCATTGCTGATTCAGTAGGATTAACTCTTGCCTTATCAATACTGGCCCCTAATGTATCCAACTGTTCAGACTTTCGGGTTGCTGATTTAGCAGGGTCTGCTCTTGAAGTTTTTGGTTTGGCAGGAAATAGAGTTTTTACATAGCCTCTCGGGGTTCCTCTCTTTAGATTCCGATGCGAGCAGAAATGGCACTCATATACAACACAGTTCTTTGGGGGAATACCTGATGTCTTGTGTTTCTTTCGTgcctttcttttgttcttctcAATCCGTGCTGTACAGTAGTAGCCAGCCTGAAGGATAGATTCACACCTACGTAATATTAAATATAAGTGAGAATGCAAGCCTACAAAAAGGGATGAAAAGTCGACAATGGCTCATTCAACATGAAAGTGGCAAAAATTCGAagtaattataattttttaagcaGAAAAAATCAACTCCACACATACATTGTGATTCAAAATAGGAGAAATCACAAGGAAGAAGGAAAAACAACTCTAAAGTGCTCGGGAGTTAGTTACTTCTTGATGATGGTTTATATATTCTGCCTTTTCCAGACATAAATAGCTGTTACCAAACATGAGTTTGTTTCATCTTCCCAGTCCCACCTAACTCTTCTCTTAATGTAATTGAACCAGGTGTTTTTGTACCAACTCCTTTATTACTTGATGATTTCTTACCTATTATTCTTCTACTTCAAAATTACAGGCGCAACTTCgtcattctttttttcattttgtctttgcttattatctaataatcctattttatcctttaccATACCTTTTTATAATAGCTCTAACCGTACCCTACTTTTCCATTTATCATTCAAATTGCTCATGTGTGGCATTATGTAACGACATGAAACATACAATCTATCCAAATACTttattcatcaaaacaatacagtacaatacaatacgatacattatgaCACGCTATGTAACAACCACCCAAACAAGGTGTAATAGTGAAAATCAACTTTTTAACTTCCAAAGACACTTCC
It includes:
- the LOC132030539 gene encoding uncharacterized protein LOC132030539: MGKKSSSSRKKGVGGSITLRQELELGGKKKQSHVNPKSMLKLDHIKNLATWASGEASIPSLGPFFGQRLAASTELLGVPPDPSLFTCQRCESILQAGYYCTARIEKNKRKARKKHKTSGIPPKNCVVYECHFCSHRNLKRGTPRGYVKTLFPAKPKTSRADPAKSATRKSEQLDTLGASIDKARVNPTESAMRKCEQLDPLVACIGKAQVDPTESAIQKSEQFEASVSSTDKDNKTDVVVSSEIVGDDPMASPATPLPTVPVTSLLDSKRMKRNRTGSKKKVEPQDGSSTTDAEKTVATSSKRKKKSWRSLKEIAESQSSNSRNFSNISVPFIL